The DNA region TGATCCACGCTCTCGTGCAGAAGACCGGCGATGAATCCATACCGCTGATCCGCAAAGATCTCTCCGGGCTTCGTCCCGTAGATGCCTGCAAGGTGGGTCCTGATCGATTCGATTTTGGGTTCTGCCGAGCCGTGGATAAGAGCCTGGATCGCAGACCAGCGCGATCCGGTGATTTTGGTTGCTTCGCCGATATGTTCCTCAAGCTCGTGGTCGTACCGGATGGTCTTTTCAGGGGGAGCGGGGCGTGCAAGGATCGCTTTGATGAGCTCGTCTTTTCCGGTTTCATCGATCGCTTCGATCCGTATGACCGGGATGCCGAGCATTTCGCTGAGAAGACCTGTATTGATGACGACGCCTTCCGCGTCCGCATACCGGTTCATGTTCAAAACAAGGATCATCGGGACGCCGAGTTCGATCAGCTGGAGCGTGACGTACAGATTCCTCTCCAGATGTGCGGCGTCAGCGATGTTGACGACGACGTCGGGTTTTTCGTGTAAGAGATAACCGACCGCGATCTCTTCTTCGAGCGATCGTCCGCTCAGACTGTAGGTTCCAGGCAGATCCACGATCTCGAGTGTCGTATCGTCGTAAACGATCCGTCCCTCTTTCTTTTCGATCGTGACGGTCTTACCCGGCCAGTTTCCCACATGGTGACGCATCCCGGTGAGGTTATTGAAAAGGGTCGTCTTCCCGCAGTTCGGGTTGCCGGCTAATGCAACGGTGATTTTTTTCATACGGCGGCCACGCAGATGTCTGCGGCATCATCTTTTCGTATGGCGAGCTGACATCCTCTGACTGAGATCATCATCGGGTCTCCAAGCGGGGCGACGCCGGTGACCCGCACGCAGCAGCCGCGGGTAAGTCCGAGTTCGAGAAGTCTGCTCTGGAAGCCGAGGTTTGTTCCATCGATAAATCCAAGGATCGATGCGGATTTTCCTTTCGGAATATCACATAACCGTACTGATTCAGTTTGCATACAAATTACTCTCTTCTTCGGGACGTATATCGGAGCGCCGAAGGAGTTTTGGAGCCTTTTTTCCGCCCTGAAAAATTACGGCAAATCGGGCCGAAAACCGAAATTTTGCGCAGGATCCGTGAGCTTTGGTGGGCTTTATATCCCCGCAGATCAACCTAGTACTGCTCTATGACCGAGGTCATCACCGATCCGCTGCGCCAGAAATTGCTTTTATTAGCTGTCGGCATTGCGGTTTTCGTGGACGCTCTCGACGGCTCGGTCGTAAATATCGCTCTTCCGGTGATCGCGGCGGAATTCGGGGCGGACACCGGAACGATCTCCTGGGTGAGTCTGGCGTACCTTCTGACGCTTGCGGGTCTCATCCTGATCTTCGGCAAACTTGCCGACCGCGGATATGTAAAAATCCTCTTCATCGCAGGCTTTGTTCTCTTTACGCTCTGCTCGATCGTCTGCGGCTTATCACCCGATCTTTCGTTTCTGATAGTCGCCCGGATCTTCCAGGGGGTAGGCGCCGCGATGATCGCCGCGTCCACGCCGATGATCTGCGTGAAGTATCTCCCGGCAAATATGCTCGGCGTCTCGATGGGGGTTTTGACCGCGGCGAGTTCCATCGGGTTTGCGGTTGGTCCGGCGATCGGCGGCGTGATCACCCAGTTCCTTTCCTGGCACTGGATCTTTTTCATCAATATTCCGATCGGGATCTTCGCCGTTTTGTTTGCGGTGAAAATCATCCCGCGTGCCCGTGTCCCGGAGCGTTCCTCCTTCGATTTCGCCGGAGCGGCCGCTCTCTTCTGTCTGATGGTCGCAGGCGTTTTCGCGCTGGAGCGTTTTCCCCATCTGGGCATCTCCGATCCGCTGATCATCGCGTCGGTCTGCGTATGCGTTGTTTCGCTGATCATTTTCTGTGCAGCCGAGCTGAGAAGCAGTCACCCGGTCCTGAACATCCGCGTGTTCAAAAAGCGGCCGCTGACGTTTGTCGTGACGGCGTTTCTCGTCAGCCAGATCACCAGTGCCGGCTTTTTCTATCTGCTGCCGTTCTATCTTTCGGCAGGGATGAACTTTGATTCGGCAACAAGCGGGCTGGTGCTTTTTATCCCGCCTGCGATCACCGCAGCGCTGAGTATCCCGCTCGGTCACTGGTCGGATGTTACCGAACGGCGCATCTTCGCGGTCGCCGCGTTCGGTGTTCTCGCCGTGACCAGTTTGATCTACGCGTTCATCGTTCCCGCATGGGGTCTGATCCCGCTTGCGGGAAGTCTTGTTCTCATGGGTCTTGTCTGGGGTATCGGCGGCGGACCTGCGTCCAGCCGGGTCGTTGAACAGATGCCGAAAGGGGAAGAAGGGACCGGCTCTTCGCTGATGATGACGACGATGTACTTCGGCTGCGTTGTCGGGATCGCGCTATATGCTGCGGTATTCACCGCGGCAACGTCAACTGCCGGCGGGATCGTTTCATTTGCCGATCTGGATTACGCGACGTTTATGTACGGATTCCATATCACAAACGCGGTCGGTTTTTTCGTCGCCGCCGCGGCGCTGATCCTCTCGGCCGTCGTAAAAGATCCGCCGCGGGCCAAATAGAACAAGCACTTACGCGTTGTTGAGGTGGATTCAATACTGGAAGGGTAAGGTTGGATATGGACACATGAAATACTGAACCGCGAATCTCCGCGAATTAACGCGAATCGCATTATTCTTGCGCCGTCGTGCTCTGCTCCGTCTGATCGCCTGCGCAGGAATCGCACGCCGTCTGGAAAAATGCTGACGGAAAAACCCGCGTGCGGGTTTTTCTTTGATCATTATAATTTTTGCTCATAAGACTGATGATATGTTTTCAAATCAGATGATTCAATTAACCAATCTGGAATTATCATTGATGATGAATGTTATTGGGAAATGGAATAACTATTCATAGCATATTCAACGAAAGCATTCGAGGAATATTGGACACACTCGTATCCATTATAAAATAAGATTATAGAATCACTTCATAAATTAATTGACTTTTCAAATACCTTTTTACCAGTTGTTAAGAGAGTTAACACTACCGTGTATTCACCTACTAGTATTCTTGGCGTAGCAATAATAACGGAAAAACCATTCCTTCCCCCCGATCTAATTACTTTCATTGTGGAAAATATACGTGGGTTACGAAGTTGATTAAATGCAAATATTGCTCTTTGTGGAATTTCCTTTGTAGTTATTTCTACAGAAAGTTGCGTATCTATTGGTAAATTTGTTTGACCCGAGATTTCTAGTTTACCAGCTTTCTGCTTTATTATAAAATTATTTATTTCAGGATCCTGACGAACAAAGGCTAATCTCACATAAATATCATTTTCTGTAGAGTCAATAAGATTGCATATTTTGTCCACAATTCCGGGTGTTGAATTGTTTGCATCAAGCAGTATCATTGATTCAGATTCTATTTTGTCCAAATTATCCGTACTTACTTTCCCAATGCCATGTTGAGTCGGTGAGTAGTAGAATTGTCTTACATCTCCATACTTAGATGTACTTGGCATCTGAAGAATTAATAAATACGTCATTCCTACTTCAAGAGATTTTAAGAGTTCATATGGGAAGGTATAAATATAATCATCATTTTGGATGGAAATTGGAAAATAATCTATTAATTTATCTTTTGTACATAACCAAGCGAGTAATGATGGCTGCTTTGTTAGTGCATTTCCCCGAACATATGTTTGAACCCCTGGAATTAGAGGTGATGTATTGCTTGTTGCGGTAAGGAATGGTGTTTTTAGCGTTATTAAGAACGTTTTATAATCATGAAATGGTTGTGTGTTAATCGGATAAGGAGAAACGATGAATTTTAATATCCCTCCTTCATGCACCAATCTATTTCTCACATCACGATCAGTGAATGTATCTCGTGGATTCCAAAGGGTCGCCCATGAAAAATCATTAAGAACTGGTATCTGAAGGAATTTTTCCCCATGCTTACCAATAGGGAGAAACTCATTTTGAGTCAATGGTGTATTAGTGCTCCCGTTTTTCGTGAGATACAAGTAAACAGAATCACTATCTAAATAAGTTGACGTTCCATTTATCTGAAGCGTCTCATGAGTATAGAGATTATCAGTGTTCCCAGCTATCGTTAGTTGCTTTAATATTTCTGTTTGCTGTGATGAAATTGGAGTGCTACTATCTCTTGTTAATAATTTAATCTGATATGATATGTCATGGAATACTGCAGAAACCAATTCCTGTGTATTGGCATATTTTTTAATATGATGATTCTTTTTGATTTTAGCTTTGAATTTGATGAGTTTTTTAGCATTAACATCTTTATCAACATATATTGGATGTATCACTGCCTTTTCTTCATCAATGCAATAAGCAAGAATACGAATTTTTTCGTTTTTTAATGCATTATCATATTCGATTTCTGTATATGATTTTCCATTGAGTTCACCATTATTTCCGTTATCACTGATATATGGCGAACCATATCGCATCCCAATGACTAAAACAAATATTTTTGCTTCATCTAATTCTCCAAGACATGTATCCAAGGGTGATTCAGGTCTGGCTCCGAATTCTTCCATTGCAATTGGGATTAATCCCATCTGCTGAATGAGAAGAGTTATTGCAAATCTTTCACTTTGAAGATCATCTTTCGTGGAACTGAGAAATACTGGAATGGAGAGGTTGTCAAATTTATTATCACCCACGGTATTTCGTATGTAATCTTCGATTGTTTCTTCTGCTTCTTGCTTTATATTTAGATTATTACTATTAATCATCATCTTTTACTGGTCAAAACTTGAATGCGAGAAGTTGTATTTTCTATTTTGGTTGGGAAATATGATAAAACTACTTGCTATGAATC from Methanocorpusculum labreanum Z includes:
- a CDS encoding FeoA family protein: MQTESVRLCDIPKGKSASILGFIDGTNLGFQSRLLELGLTRGCCVRVTGVAPLGDPMMISVRGCQLAIRKDDAADICVAAV
- a CDS encoding DHA2 family efflux MFS transporter permease subunit is translated as MTEVITDPLRQKLLLLAVGIAVFVDALDGSVVNIALPVIAAEFGADTGTISWVSLAYLLTLAGLILIFGKLADRGYVKILFIAGFVLFTLCSIVCGLSPDLSFLIVARIFQGVGAAMIAASTPMICVKYLPANMLGVSMGVLTAASSIGFAVGPAIGGVITQFLSWHWIFFINIPIGIFAVLFAVKIIPRARVPERSSFDFAGAAALFCLMVAGVFALERFPHLGISDPLIIASVCVCVVSLIIFCAAELRSSHPVLNIRVFKKRPLTFVVTAFLVSQITSAGFFYLLPFYLSAGMNFDSATSGLVLFIPPAITAALSIPLGHWSDVTERRIFAVAAFGVLAVTSLIYAFIVPAWGLIPLAGSLVLMGLVWGIGGGPASSRVVEQMPKGEEGTGSSLMMTTMYFGCVVGIALYAAVFTAATSTAGGIVSFADLDYATFMYGFHITNAVGFFVAAAALILSAVVKDPPRAK
- a CDS encoding DUF4062 domain-containing protein; its protein translation is MMINSNNLNIKQEAEETIEDYIRNTVGDNKFDNLSIPVFLSSTKDDLQSERFAITLLIQQMGLIPIAMEEFGARPESPLDTCLGELDEAKIFVLVIGMRYGSPYISDNGNNGELNGKSYTEIEYDNALKNEKIRILAYCIDEEKAVIHPIYVDKDVNAKKLIKFKAKIKKNHHIKKYANTQELVSAVFHDISYQIKLLTRDSSTPISSQQTEILKQLTIAGNTDNLYTHETLQINGTSTYLDSDSVYLYLTKNGSTNTPLTQNEFLPIGKHGEKFLQIPVLNDFSWATLWNPRDTFTDRDVRNRLVHEGGILKFIVSPYPINTQPFHDYKTFLITLKTPFLTATSNTSPLIPGVQTYVRGNALTKQPSLLAWLCTKDKLIDYFPISIQNDDYIYTFPYELLKSLEVGMTYLLILQMPSTSKYGDVRQFYYSPTQHGIGKVSTDNLDKIESESMILLDANNSTPGIVDKICNLIDSTENDIYVRLAFVRQDPEINNFIIKQKAGKLEISGQTNLPIDTQLSVEITTKEIPQRAIFAFNQLRNPRIFSTMKVIRSGGRNGFSVIIATPRILVGEYTVVLTLLTTGKKVFEKSINL